In the Melospiza melodia melodia isolate bMelMel2 chromosome 17, bMelMel2.pri, whole genome shotgun sequence genome, one interval contains:
- the LOC134425986 gene encoding collagen alpha-1(I) chain-like, producing the protein MINAERPLCLSRRGRAGARLASTVRAHRETEGEKKRSEKPTLRRTAKRRGSPRPRPPPPARGDADLTCRPSEAAQAPGLGPASARRATRRAPGTRGARRPARSRFHGTTRAHTHTRLGPHAAGGAAVGPRTRRLPFGPLHRGARGAPPRRRAAGSLSSTAASPRSRRHATTAVPPARLPARRDRSRRAGQRPGGRAPPPAPEADATETRAGVASARGLPDGRPRRRRGRTPGAAAAASHRRGPLPRHAPGGRRTALSRGATPALLVFTRRPGGGSAPAAARTPSYGPHAAGKGDGGRDVQGPGRDRRRRRRAPSGRPSPLGGTPVERRRRRSARGRPRSRASADGGPAGRSPPGRAGDRAGRGTAGGRRRRCVRGGKAAEGRGAGRAGRGAARARHRGKRAEERARRAPAAATPRPRKGRERALSAGVARYDEASGSAPAADRAPRPLRRGRAAERGGQGAPPRRGAVTPARACGGDDDDDDHDGGSAAGGRGHHRRGSAGVAAPHPSVAPHRRPATTAAAAAAAAGTAAATAGRAEPPESLNRRPARRPPFGTPAAAFGDAEGGNLGGEPPRRGALGTWPWGEGNDLHGPAGVPPPLPPSGERPPAGARPPSAATTAASFSGPGVSLSSPALRPRGPPRLGPPRRRGDAARPPSAPRPRARAPRSAARNARRARPSAARGAPLGPRAGAPPARQSPAPRRPRHPLPRHFHIGRRRVPRPDGRPSLDGRSSEGRDGRASGRGRAEHPSLPAPGRLSRALRGEPASGELGPPPAGRPHATPGDRRSAAPAAVGGRLGAGRGPAPRRGRTGGRPARGGGEEEEEEEEEEESRRDGGPARRASRPGRDARCSAGSAPPARTVTGARGAPGRAERPPPPSARSSLSPEIPPRPEGSARLRHSLSGAAARGLDGKGVWPPRCRPRPAGRGAERSNGAGVRATPRARPAGRPGNAAGAEPHR; encoded by the exons ATGatcaat GCCGAGCGGCCCCTTTGTCTCTCGCGCCGAGGACGCGCGGGCGCGCGCCTGGCTTCGACCGTACGAGCACACAGAGAaacggaaggggaaaaaaagagatcggAGAAGCCCACGCTCCGAAGGACCGCCAAGAGGCGGGGGAGCCCGCGCCCCCGACCGCCTCCCCCCGCGAGGGGAGACGCCGACCTCACATGCCGTCCTTCGGAGGCGGCCCAGGCGCCCGGGCTCGGCCCGGCCTCCGCGCGGAGGGCCACGCGGCGCGCGCCGGGCACGCGGGGGGCACGGCGGCCCGCCCGCTCTCGCTTTCACGGGACgacgcgcgcacacacacacacacggctcgGGCCACACGCGGCCGGGGGCGCGGCCGTCGGCCCCCGCACACGCCGGCTCCCCTTCGGCCCCCTTCACCGCGGGGCTCGCggcgcgccgccgcgccgccgcgcgGCCGGCTCTCTCTCTTCCACGGCGGCCTCACCCCGCTCGAGACGGCACGCGACGACGGCCGTGCCGCCGGCGCGCCTTCCCGCCCGGCGGGACCGCTCCCGCCGGGCGGGCCAGCGTCCGGGCGGACGcgctccgccgccggccccggaggCGGACGCCACCGAGACCCGAGCCGGCGTCGCCAGCGCCCGAGGCCTGCCGGACGGCAGGCCCCGCCGTCGCCGGGGCCGCactcccggggccgccgccgccgcgtcgCACCGCCGGGGCCCCTTGCCTCGGCACGCGCCCGGCGGAAGGCGTACGGCGCTGAGCCGGGGGGCAACGCCCGCTCTCCTCGTTTTCACGCGGAGACCGGGCGGGGGAAGCGCCCCCGCGGCCGCCCGCACGCCTTCCTACGGCCCACACGCGGCCGGGAAGGGCGACGGAGGACGCGACGTGCAGGGCCCGGGACGGGACCGCCGCCGGCGACGGCGGGCACCCTCCGGCCGACCGTCCCCGCTGGGGGGGACACCCGtcgagcggcgccgccgccgctcggcacGGGGTCGCCCGCGCTCGCGGGCCTCCGCCGACGGAGGGCCCGCCGGACGCTCgccccccgggcgggcgggcgatCGAGCCGGGCGGGGGACGGCCGGCGGACGGCGCCGCCGGTGCGTTCGAGGAGGAAAGGCCGCCGAGGGGAGAGGGGCCGGACGCGCGGGACGCGGCGCCGCGCGCGCGAGACACCGCGGCAAGCGGGCCGAGGAGAGAGCGCGGCGGGCCCCGGCGGCCGCAACCCCGCGGCCGAGGAAAGGCAGAGAGCGGGCGCTCTCTGCCGGCGTCGCCCGTTACGACGAGGCGAGCGGGTCGGCCCCCGCGGCCGACCGCGCGCCGCGGCCTCTCCGCCGAGGCCGGGCCGCGGAGAGGGGGGGGCAGGGCGCCCCTCCCCGGCGCGGCGCGGTTACCCCCGCGCGCGCGTGCGGCggggacgacgacgacgacgaccacGACGGAGGGAGCGCGGCCGGCGGCCGCGGACACCACCGCAGGGGCTCGGCGGGAGTAGCTGCTCCCCACCCCTCAGTGGCGCCGCACCGCCGCCCGGCgacaaccgccgccgccgccgccgccgccgccggcaccgccgccgccacGGCGGGCCGCGCCGAGCCGCCCGAGTCTTTAAACCGCCGCCCGGCTCGCCGGCCCCCTTTCGGCACCCCCGCAGCGGCGTTTGGCGACGCCGAGGGGGGAAACCTGGGGGGGGAACCGCCGAGGCGCGGAGCGCTAGGTACCTGGCCCTGGGGCGAGGGAAACGACCTGCATGGCCCCGCCGGGGTGCCTCCCCCGCTGCCGCCCTCGGGGGAGCGTCCACCGGCGGGGGCGCGCCCGCCGTCTGCCGCCACCACCGCCGCGTCCTTCTCGGGGCCCGGGGTTTCCCTCAGTAGCCCGGCGCTGCGCCCGAGAGGACCGCCGCGGCTcgggccgccccgccggcgcgGGGACGCGGCCCGACCGCCGAGCGCGCCGcgcccgcgcgcgcgcgcgccccgAAGCGCGGCCCGGAACGCCCGGAGGGCTCGGCCCTCGGCCGCGCGAGGGGCACCGCTCGGCCCGAGAGCGGGAGCTCCGCCGGCGCGGCAAAGCCCCGCTCCCCG GCGCCCCCGCCACCCGCTCCCTCGCCATTTCCACATCGGCCGCCGACGGGTGCCACGGCCGGACGGCCGGCCGTCGCTCGACGGGCGAAGCAGCGAGGGGAGGGACGGGCGCGCCTCCGGGAGGGGCCGTGCCGAGCACCCCTCCCTCCCGGCACCCGGGCGGCTTTCTCGCGCGCTCCGAGGAGAGCCGGCCTCGGGAGAACTCGGGCCGCCGCCAGCGGGGCGCCCGCACGCGACACCCGGCGACCGGCGTTCGGCGGCGCCGGCCGCCGTgggcgggaggctcggggccggccgcggccccgctccccggcggGGACGGACCGGCGGCAGACCGGCGCGAggcgggggggaggaggaggaggaggaggaggaggaggaggaaagccgcCGCGACGGCGGCCCGGCGCGCCGCGCTTCGAGGCCCGGCCGCGACGCGCGGTGTAGCGCGGGGTCAGCCCCGCCCGCGCGCACGGTGACGGGCGCGCGCGGCGCGCCTGGCCGCGCCGAGCGGCCCCCCCCCCCCTCGGCTCGCTCTTCTCTCTCCCCCGAAATCCCCCCCCGCCCGGAGGGTTCCGCGCGCCTCCGTCACTctctctctggggctgcggcgcgcgGCCTCGACGGGAAGGGCGTGTGGCCTCCCCGGTGCCGACCGAGGCCGGCGGGCCGGGGGGCCGAGCGTTCGAACGGAGCGGGCGTGCGAGCGACGCCGCGCGCGCGGCCGGCCGGACGGCCCGGCAACGCGGCAGGCGCCGAGCCCCACCGGTAA